In Bacteroidota bacterium, one genomic interval encodes:
- a CDS encoding PD40 domain-containing protein, whose protein sequence is MKKTLLVFSILLLFSNAFAQKSMKPNLKQLSKEEAKKLSDAEYFFTEENYLRALPLFIELMTAHSDDLYFKLKSGICYLSKSDEKNKAIDLFKAVQTGDPKNTEINFYLGRAYHLNYDFESAIMSLNNYLAQKPAPSVNQQILAKRYIENSKNAKVFMEIKVRCDISNIGNVINTENQEGVPVISSDESVLIYTYSGPRSTGGLMDEEFNPDPNGIYYLDVFIAQRVGENWLNPESIGININTKNHDASIALSSDGQKLFIFHSTEKDGGDIYMSTLKGNTWGEAVALGPNINTKYWEGSCSLSSDEQTLYFVSERPGGLGGRDIYISKKMPDGSWGKAENLGPTINTPFDDDAPFIHPDGITLFFSSQGHNSIGGYDIMYSAFKDGKWGEPTNIGYPINTTEDERYYVLTADGEHGYYSSDMKGGFGQQDIYSVTPGYFGEKPILALVVGTVFANDNAVDATISVTNAETGEKQGTYHSNSESGKYLIALTPGNNYKVAIEVEGYEAQIQYVNVKSLETFVQVQKDFKLYTDEYKKNSGVTSVKDSSNLIQLQINEQIRRYNEERKAEIYEARVYQDLIRKYGELKKECVTYNLELGTFEKASDFNPSKLKGLGDIQERKDAFGTTFYFGGFETLLNAEIFKYKVIDKDTSLKNVVVTVNDCGARKLIQQYYSYEYTRKDYNAPTDTKLIKEKKGIVDLNTNQVVTNLVKDEGKSEISGLTYKLEIGAVDNPNDFKGQDLSKYGKIESKTYPDGKTRYTMGPFKTLAEAEAFKKMLIEKEPAAAESFVTVFFFGVRKTMEEQNNPCNPNAPSDFSAFVGKDLNDKDTYNKLLEMAGNNCAEGLVFRVQIGAYRKPQNFKHKNLNKLEPPAPQVTPYPDGITRFTMREFTTLKDAEAFRQECIRLGTKDAWVTAFYNGNRMLLQDLIANNFYNRKIN, encoded by the coding sequence ATGAAAAAAACACTTTTAGTCTTTTCCATTCTACTCCTGTTTTCCAATGCTTTTGCACAAAAAAGCATGAAACCCAATTTAAAGCAGCTTAGTAAAGAAGAGGCCAAAAAGCTTTCTGATGCAGAATATTTCTTCACAGAAGAAAACTACTTAAGAGCTTTACCATTGTTTATTGAGCTGATGACAGCTCACTCTGATGATTTATACTTTAAATTAAAATCGGGTATCTGTTATTTGAGTAAAAGCGATGAAAAGAATAAGGCCATCGACTTATTTAAAGCTGTTCAAACAGGAGATCCGAAGAATACTGAAATCAACTTTTATCTGGGCAGGGCTTATCATTTGAATTACGATTTCGAATCGGCAATTATGTCCCTCAATAATTATTTAGCGCAAAAGCCGGCTCCTTCTGTTAACCAACAAATTCTGGCAAAACGCTACATCGAGAACAGTAAAAATGCAAAAGTATTTATGGAGATCAAGGTAAGATGTGATATTTCTAACATTGGAAATGTCATCAATACCGAAAATCAAGAAGGCGTACCGGTGATTTCATCCGATGAATCTGTACTTATTTATACCTATTCAGGTCCAAGAAGTACAGGAGGATTGATGGATGAAGAATTTAATCCAGATCCTAATGGTATTTATTATTTAGATGTATTTATTGCACAACGCGTTGGCGAAAATTGGTTAAATCCTGAAAGTATCGGAATTAATATCAATACAAAGAACCACGATGCTAGTATTGCGTTATCCTCTGACGGACAAAAGCTATTTATCTTCCACAGTACAGAAAAAGATGGTGGAGATATCTATATGAGTACTTTAAAAGGAAATACTTGGGGCGAGGCCGTTGCACTTGGACCAAACATCAATACAAAATATTGGGAAGGCAGCTGTTCTTTATCATCGGATGAACAAACCTTGTACTTTGTAAGTGAACGTCCGGGTGGTTTAGGAGGACGAGATATTTATATCAGCAAAAAAATGCCTGACGGAAGTTGGGGAAAAGCAGAAAACTTAGGACCAACAATCAATACACCATTTGACGATGATGCGCCTTTTATTCATCCTGATGGAATTACCTTATTCTTCAGTTCTCAAGGACATAATAGCATTGGTGGATACGATATTATGTATTCCGCTTTCAAAGATGGTAAATGGGGAGAGCCAACAAACATTGGCTATCCAATTAATACAACAGAGGATGAACGCTATTATGTATTAACAGCAGACGGTGAACATGGTTATTATTCATCGGATATGAAAGGTGGATTCGGACAACAAGATATTTATTCTGTAACTCCAGGATATTTTGGTGAAAAACCAATTTTAGCGTTGGTGGTAGGAACTGTATTTGCAAATGATAATGCGGTGGATGCTACTATCAGTGTTACCAACGCAGAAACCGGTGAAAAGCAAGGTACTTACCACTCTAACTCTGAAAGTGGTAAATATTTAATTGCATTGACTCCCGGAAACAATTATAAAGTTGCCATAGAAGTAGAAGGATATGAAGCACAGATACAATATGTAAATGTTAAGAGTTTAGAAACATTTGTTCAGGTGCAAAAAGACTTTAAACTTTATACAGATGAGTATAAGAAAAATAGTGGAGTAACTTCTGTAAAAGATTCTTCTAATCTTATACAACTTCAGATTAACGAACAAATAAGAAGATACAACGAAGAGCGAAAAGCAGAAATTTATGAAGCAAGGGTTTACCAAGATCTTATTCGTAAATATGGTGAACTAAAAAAAGAATGTGTTACCTATAACTTAGAACTGGGAACCTTTGAAAAAGCAAGCGACTTTAATCCTTCTAAATTAAAAGGATTAGGTGATATTCAAGAACGTAAAGATGCCTTTGGAACCACTTTTTACTTTGGCGGTTTTGAAACCTTGTTGAATGCTGAGATATTCAAATACAAAGTGATAGACAAGGATACCTCTTTAAAAAATGTTGTTGTAACTGTAAATGATTGCGGTGCTCGCAAACTTATTCAACAATATTATTCTTACGAATACACACGTAAAGATTACAATGCCCCTACTGATACAAAATTAATAAAGGAGAAAAAAGGAATTGTAGATTTAAATACAAATCAAGTTGTAACCAACCTGGTGAAGGATGAAGGAAAATCTGAAATCTCAGGGTTAACGTATAAATTAGAAATTGGAGCAGTTGATAATCCAAACGATTTTAAAGGACAGGACTTAAGCAAATACGGCAAGATTGAAAGCAAAACATACCCTGATGGTAAAACACGTTACACGATGGGACCTTTCAAAACATTAGCTGAAGCTGAAGCCTTCAAAAAAATGTTGATTGAAAAAGAACCTGCTGCTGCAGAATCTTTCGTAACGGTTTTCTTCTTTGGTGTTCGTAAAACCATGGAAGAACAGAACAACCCTTGTAACCCGAATGCACCAAGTGATTTCTCAGCGTTTGTTGGTAAAGATTTAAACGACAAAGACACCTACAATAAATTGTTGGAAATGGCCGGAAACAATTGTGCAGAAGGATTAGTATTTAGAGTTCAGATTGGTGCTTACCGCAAACCACAAAACTTTAAACATAAAAACTTAAACAAATTAGAGCCTCCTGCTCCCCAAGTAACTCCTTATCCGGATGGTATTACTCGTTTCACGATGCGTGAATTCACCACCCTCAAGGATGCTGAAGCATTCCGTCAGGAATGTATCCGTTTAGGAACGAAAGACGCATGGGTTACTGCCTTTTACAATGGAAACAGAATGTTGCTGCAGGATTTAATCGCAAACAATTTCTACAATAGAAAAATCAACTAG
- a CDS encoding O-methyltransferase, whose translation MEFIDEKIENYALELSQDESDVLKKLNRETHAKVMMPRMLSGHMQGNLLTMLSKMIQPKQILEIGTYTGYSGICLAQGLQENGKLHTIDVNEELEKMVRSFFDEAGLTNSVNYYLGNALTIIPTINETFDLVFIDADKKNYAAYYDLIFDKVRTGGYIIADNVLWSGKVLDAENKMDADTKAIHDYNKKIHNDPRVEHMLLPVRDGLMIARKK comes from the coding sequence ATGGAATTTATAGACGAAAAAATAGAAAATTATGCTTTAGAGCTGTCTCAGGATGAATCCGATGTGCTTAAAAAGTTGAATAGAGAAACGCATGCAAAAGTGATGATGCCAAGAATGTTGTCGGGCCACATGCAAGGGAATTTATTGACAATGTTGAGCAAAATGATCCAACCAAAACAAATATTGGAAATTGGTACTTATACCGGCTATTCAGGTATTTGCTTAGCACAAGGATTGCAAGAAAACGGAAAACTTCACACTATAGATGTAAATGAGGAATTAGAAAAGATGGTGCGTTCCTTTTTTGATGAAGCCGGCTTAACCAATAGTGTGAATTATTATTTAGGGAATGCCTTAACGATTATCCCTACTATCAATGAAACGTTTGATTTGGTTTTTATTGATGCCGATAAAAAAAATTATGCTGCTTATTACGATTTGATTTTCGATAAAGTAAGGACAGGTGGTTATATAATTGCTGATAATGTATTGTGGAGTGGGAAAGTATTAGATGCAGAAAATAAAATGGATGCCGATACAAAAGCCATCCACGACTACAATAAAAAAATTCACAACGATCCGCGTGTTGAACACATGTTGTTACCGGTGCGCGATGGTTTAATGATTGCCAGAAAAAAATAA
- a CDS encoding N-acetyltransferase yields MDIKHIHEPNKGLFSVEENNEVLAKLEYSMAGADKMIISHTEVNPVLSGKGVGKQLVAKAVNFAREHKIKILPLCPFAKAIFDKVPEYNDVLF; encoded by the coding sequence ATGGATATCAAACATATACATGAACCAAATAAAGGTTTATTTTCTGTTGAAGAAAATAATGAAGTGCTGGCAAAATTAGAGTATTCGATGGCGGGAGCAGACAAAATGATTATTTCTCACACGGAAGTCAATCCTGTTTTGTCAGGAAAAGGAGTGGGTAAACAACTCGTAGCTAAAGCTGTTAACTTTGCACGAGAACATAAAATTAAAATTTTGCCACTTTGCCCTTTTGCAAAAGCCATTTTTGATAAAGTACCCGAATACAACGATGTTTTATTTTAA
- a CDS encoding methyltransferase domain-containing protein: MSKKDFFSEFLKQGKNIGSVTPSSKFLVKKMVDPIQFKNVKCIVELGPGTGIITHEILKNMPQDAILLAFEINKEFCDILNQIDDSRLKVISDSAEKLEEYLQKYNVEKVDYVVSSLPLFMIPNTVVDAILEVVLKVLKKDGAFIQYQYSLNAYKRFKNTFKNVALNFTPMNIPPAFIFTCTI; encoded by the coding sequence GTGAGCAAGAAAGACTTTTTTTCGGAATTCCTAAAACAAGGCAAAAACATTGGGTCTGTTACTCCCAGCTCAAAATTTTTGGTAAAAAAAATGGTGGATCCGATCCAATTCAAAAATGTAAAATGCATTGTTGAACTTGGACCTGGTACCGGTATCATCACGCATGAAATTTTAAAAAACATGCCCCAAGATGCAATTCTTTTGGCTTTTGAAATCAACAAGGAATTTTGTGACATCTTGAATCAGATTGATGATTCGCGATTAAAAGTTATCAGCGACTCTGCAGAAAAATTAGAAGAATACTTACAGAAATACAATGTAGAAAAAGTAGATTACGTAGTGTCATCACTTCCACTTTTCATGATTCCCAACACAGTGGTAGACGCCATTCTGGAAGTTGTATTAAAAGTATTGAAGAAAGACGGAGCATTTATCCAATATCAATATTCTTTAAATGCCTATAAACGTTTTAAAAACACATTTAAAAATGTGGCTTTAAATTTCACACCTATGAATATTCCTCCTGCTTTTATATTCACCTGCACCATTTAG
- a CDS encoding (4Fe-4S)-binding protein: MENKEVTIHYKNNDLTVAWQPHKCTHSKNCWKGLGDVFKPTEKPWVKIDGATSEKIMQQIDCCPSGALSYHKNYK; the protein is encoded by the coding sequence ATGGAAAATAAAGAAGTTACCATTCACTACAAGAATAACGACCTAACTGTTGCTTGGCAACCACATAAATGTACCCATTCTAAAAATTGTTGGAAAGGTTTAGGCGATGTTTTTAAGCCAACTGAAAAGCCTTGGGTGAAAATAGATGGCGCTACGTCAGAAAAAATAATGCAACAGATTGATTGCTGCCCATCAGGTGCGTTGAGCTACCATAAAAACTATAAATAA
- a CDS encoding FMN-binding negative transcriptional regulator encodes MYIPPYYKESDEQKLIAFMQTYNFATLISTNNANILATHLPFVIEKRGEQLFLVCHMAKANPQWESFTENEVLVIFQGPHAYISPSNYEKQQNVPTWNYIAVHATGKAKIVSNPSEVMALMEKTIHQFEQKFYEQWKTLSPDYINGMLKAIVAFEIEVTKLEGKFKLSQNKTKNEQQNIVHSLEQSEDTTQKEISKEMKKKL; translated from the coding sequence ATGTATATACCACCTTATTATAAAGAATCGGATGAGCAGAAACTGATTGCATTTATGCAAACTTATAATTTTGCTACACTTATAAGCACGAACAATGCCAATATTTTAGCAACACATTTACCTTTTGTAATTGAGAAAAGAGGAGAACAACTCTTTTTAGTTTGCCATATGGCGAAAGCGAATCCACAGTGGGAATCCTTTACAGAAAATGAGGTTCTTGTCATCTTCCAAGGACCGCATGCGTATATTTCGCCTTCAAACTATGAGAAACAACAAAATGTCCCAACGTGGAATTACATTGCCGTTCATGCAACAGGCAAAGCAAAAATCGTATCAAACCCGTCAGAAGTGATGGCATTGATGGAAAAAACGATTCATCAGTTCGAACAAAAATTTTATGAGCAATGGAAAACCTTATCTCCTGATTATATCAATGGAATGTTAAAAGCAATTGTCGCTTTTGAAATTGAAGTGACGAAACTCGAAGGAAAATTCAAACTAAGCCAGAACAAAACAAAAAACGAACAACAAAACATCGTCCATTCATTAGAACAAAGTGAGGATACGACTCAAAAAGAGATCTCTAAGGAGATGAAGAAAAAACTATAA
- a CDS encoding NAD(P)H-dependent oxidoreductase gives MYHIAIISGSVRIDRQSHNVALYFDKYIKENKLATSEILDLKEFNFPVLEERLSKTADADAASKLFSEKIMKADAVIMVFPEYNGGYPASLKNAIDLLYNEWYHKPIGLASVSSGNFAGLNALALLQSVLLKIRAVPVSATFPVPLVQDNFDEKGNAIHTETTDKRAAGFLKELLWFTEAFNKMK, from the coding sequence ATGTACCACATCGCAATAATTTCAGGTAGCGTAAGAATCGATCGGCAAAGTCACAATGTTGCATTGTACTTTGACAAATACATTAAAGAAAATAAACTTGCGACCTCCGAAATTTTAGATTTGAAAGAATTTAATTTTCCGGTGTTGGAGGAGCGACTTTCAAAAACGGCTGATGCCGATGCAGCATCTAAATTGTTTTCTGAAAAAATAATGAAGGCTGATGCCGTGATTATGGTTTTCCCGGAATACAATGGTGGATACCCTGCTAGTTTGAAGAATGCAATCGATTTACTGTATAACGAATGGTATCATAAACCAATCGGATTGGCTAGTGTCTCTTCCGGAAATTTTGCAGGACTAAATGCATTGGCGCTCTTGCAATCCGTTTTGTTGAAGATTAGAGCTGTTCCTGTTTCTGCTACGTTCCCTGTACCACTGGTTCAAGATAATTTTGACGAGAAAGGAAATGCAATTCATACAGAAACAACAGATAAACGTGCTGCCGGATTTTTGAAAGAACTACTTTGGTTTACAGAAGCATTTAATAAAATGAAATAA
- a CDS encoding aminotransferase class I/II-fold pyridoxal phosphate-dependent enzyme, with translation MIIDLRSDTVTKPSKQMLDAMFNAEVGDDVFGEEPTVIALEQKAAKMFGKEAAVFCPSGTMTNQIAIKVHTQPGDEVLCDTTAHIYNYEGGGIASNSGAQAKLIQGDRGRISAQQVQESINPTYDWLTQTSLVCIENTANRAGGSCYSLQQMQELSEVCKKNNLKYHLDGARIFNAIVEAGYTTSQIGNCFDSISICLSKGLGAPVGSILLGEKEFIRKARRVRKVFGGGMRQAGYLAAAGIYALEHHVTRLKEDHARAKQLASTMASLDYIDTVLPVDTNIIIFNLKATVNPEAFLQKLADHHIKAVGFGKQAIRFVTHLDFTDEMLAKTETVLKSIK, from the coding sequence ATGATAATAGATTTAAGAAGCGATACGGTTACAAAACCATCAAAACAAATGTTGGATGCCATGTTTAATGCTGAAGTTGGAGATGATGTGTTTGGTGAAGAACCAACAGTTATTGCCTTGGAGCAAAAAGCGGCAAAAATGTTCGGAAAAGAAGCCGCTGTATTTTGTCCTTCTGGTACAATGACCAATCAGATTGCAATAAAAGTGCATACACAACCCGGTGATGAAGTGCTGTGTGATACAACCGCTCATATTTATAATTATGAAGGTGGAGGTATTGCTTCTAATTCGGGTGCACAGGCAAAATTAATTCAAGGCGACCGAGGCAGAATCTCTGCGCAACAGGTGCAGGAAAGTATTAATCCTACCTACGATTGGTTAACACAAACCAGTTTAGTCTGTATAGAAAATACCGCAAACAGAGCAGGTGGAAGCTGTTATTCTTTGCAACAAATGCAGGAACTATCCGAAGTTTGTAAAAAAAATAATTTAAAGTATCACCTGGATGGCGCTCGTATTTTTAATGCAATTGTTGAAGCCGGTTATACTACTTCTCAAATCGGAAATTGTTTCGATTCTATATCTATTTGCCTTTCAAAAGGCTTAGGCGCTCCGGTGGGTTCAATACTATTAGGAGAAAAAGAATTTATCCGTAAAGCACGAAGAGTTAGAAAAGTATTTGGTGGTGGTATGCGCCAGGCAGGTTATTTGGCAGCGGCAGGAATTTATGCCTTGGAGCATCATGTGACGCGCTTGAAAGAAGATCATGCACGAGCAAAACAATTGGCAAGTACGATGGCTTCTTTAGATTATATAGATACGGTATTGCCTGTTGATACAAATATCATTATCTTTAATCTAAAAGCTACTGTAAATCCTGAGGCCTTTCTTCAGAAGCTCGCTGATCATCACATCAAAGCTGTCGGCTTTGGGAAACAGGCCATCCGATTCGTAACCCATTTGGATTTTACGGATGAAATGTTGGCAAAAACAGAAACGGTTTTAAAATCAATTAAATAA